TTGTCAAGGCGGCGGTGATGAAGCTGGTGAGCATGATTAACCCGGCAGGCGCGGTGATCCAGGCAATCATCGCGATCTACAACACCGTCACCTTCTTCATCGAAAAGATCAACCAGATCGCGGCGGTCGTGGCGTCGTTCGTCGACTCCATCTCGGCCATCGCCGCCGGGCAGGTCGATGCCGCTGCGAAGAAGGTCGAAACGACGATGGCCAACACGCTGACGGTGGTGATTGCCTTCCTCGCGAAATTCGCCGGACTCAGCGGCATACCGGCAAAACTTGTCGGCATTGTCCGGAAAATCCGCAAACCCATCGACAAGGGGTTGGACAAAATCGTGGCCTGGCTGGGCAAGATGCTCGGGAAGCTCAAAGCGGCGGTCACGGAGTGGTGGAAATCGAGAAAACCCTTTACGACCAGAAAGGGCGAGCGGCATGAGGTATACTACTCCGGATCGGACAACAAGGCTATTCCGATGGTTGCCAGCAATGACCCGAAACCGATAGTGAACAAGCTCGACGAGTTTACGGGCAAGCTCGATTCACTACCGGCGGATAAAAAAGGTCAGGCATCGACGCTCATTGCCTCGACCCGAAAGACCCTGCAAAGCAATCCGGGCGATTCGTCGATTGTCGCCTCTATGCAAACCCTGTTCGAACTCTTCGAGGGAGACCAGACCGGCCAGCCCAAGAAAGCGGAATACACGCCAACGTCGGGCACTCTTCCGGGAGACTCGACGGTTGTCGGCAAGGCGATGAAGATCGACTGGCTCAGCACCGATTTTATTGCCTCGCATCCGGGCAGCGTACCCGGCAGCGGGCAGGACGCGCTGATGAGCAAGCTTGTTGTTGACAAGAAAAATCGGAGCGCCTTCAAATACATTCGAGGCCATCTGCTCAACGAAAACCTCGGTGGCGAAGGAAAACCGGAAAACCTGTTCCCGATTACGGCAAATGCCAACAGCCAGCACTTGCATTCGACCGAAAAGGAGATAAAAAAACTGGGTTGGCACGCCGGGAACTCAAAATCAGGGGCCAAAACAGTACGCATTCTATGAAGTCAAAGTTGACTATAAAGACAGCGACGTTCAGCTTGCAAACAGCGATATTTCACTGAACAAGGTCGATTCCACCCTGCACACCAGAGTCTTGCTGAAGGATGAAACCGGAGCGGTCAAGAAAAGCTTCATGACCTCGATCATGTCACGATACGAGCACAAAGAAAAAGCAGAACGGTTCGATCTCAAGCAATAAATGAAGTTATCGGCATCAATGAACAATCAGGACTCCAGCCTTTTGCCTGCAATAGACTGGCTCGAAACCATTATCGATGCACGCTTTGCGCAGCATTGTAAAGGAAGTGGCGATAGAGGCATTCCCCGTCTCCAGCTCTCGACAACCAACCTCAGGCTTGCGGAGTTCATGCGTTCTCATGAGCCTGATGCCGAAGAGTTCGCCCTGCTCATGCTTGCCCTCGCCCCGCATCTTCAGCCCGATTTCTTCGGCAAAATTATCGCAGAATACCTCCCCGATGGGGGCGATTTTCCTGAGTTTGGCGGCGTTCGGGGGGTGAACCATCGCGGGCTTTTGCCGACTGGCGAGACGGCGCAGTTCGTCATTGGGGGGGACGATCTCGAAAAGCGGCTCGATGTGCAGCGGCTGCTCGGGCCGGAGCACTGGTTCGCGAAGGAGCACATCCTGTGGCTCGAACCGGTGCCGGAGGGCGAGCCGGTGATGAGCGGGCGACTCACGCTGAACCCGGAGGTGGTGGAGCAGCTCACGCTCGGCACGACGAGCAAGCCTCGCTTCAGCATGGAGTTTCCGGCGGAATACATCGAAACCGGCATGGAGTGGAGCGACCTGGTACTGCCCGCCGCCACGCTCCGGCAGATCAGCGAAATCGAACACTGGATCACGCACAACGACACGCTGCTCGGCGACTGGGGCATGAAGAAGCGCGTCAAGCCGGGCTACCGGGCGCTCTTCTACGGCCCGCCCGGCACCGGCAAAACGCTCACGGCGACGCTGCTCGGCAAACAGACCGGCAAGGAGGTGTTCCGCATCGACCTGTCGCGCATCATCTCGAAGTACATCGGCGAAACCGAAAAAAACCTCTCGCGCCTCTTCGACAAGGCGGACAGCAAGAACTGGATTCTCTTTTTCGACGAAGCCGACGCGCTCTTCGGCAAGCGCACCGACATCCGCGACGCGCACGACAAGTACGCCAACCAGGAGACCGCCTACCTGCTCCAGCGCATTGAGAGCCACAACGGCCTCGTCATCCTCGCCTCGAACCGGCGCGGCAACCTCGACGAAGCCTTTTCGCGGCGCTTCCAGAGCATCATCCACTTCCCGATGCCCAAGCCCGAAGAGCGCCACGCCCTCTGGCTGAACACCCTGCCTGAGCGGATGATGACCGACGCCGAAATCGACTGGCAAGCCATCGCCACGCGCTACGAACTGAGCGGGGCGAGCATCCTGAACATCGTGCACTACTGCGCCATCGAGTCGCTGGCCAACCCGGCCCACCCCCTCGACAACAAACGCCTCGAAAAAGCGATCATGCGAGAGTTCATCAAGGAAGGCAAGGTTGTATAATCCCGGAGAATCGTCTTAAACTCTTCTCCCAAAAGTCCCAACTGTCCCAAAAGTCCCATTGCACCCAACCATGAAAAGAGCAGGCGCCAGCATAATTCTCAAAAACCCCCGCAACCAGGTCTTGCTCTTCCTGCGCGACGACAAACCGGAGATTCCCTACCCGAACCTGTGGGACCTGCCCGGCGGCCATGTTGAGGATGCAGAAACGCCCAAAGCGTGCATCATGCGAGAGATGCTGGAGGAGATCGAAACCGACGTCTCCGCCTGCCACCGCCACGCGATCTACGATTTCCCCGACCGGATCGAGTACATTTTTCTGATGGATTTCGAAGCCGCCGCCGAAACCATCCCGCTGCACGAAGGGCAGTGTTTGCGCTGGTTCGCGGAGAAGGAAATTCCGTGGGACAACCTCGCATTCGGCTTCGAGTTCGTGCTCCGGGACTATTTCGCCGGGCGGCAGCGGTGGGACGATGATGGCGAAGTTCAGGACTGATCTTCGCGCGAGGTGACGAGGCAGGTGTACTCGCCGCTCCCCTTTTGCTGATCGACGTGATTGTGCAGCGCTTGAAGCAGTCGGTCGATCTCCGAGAGCAGATTGCGGTGGTTGAACGCGAGCGAGACGAGGAAGAGCGGAAAGGAGATGTGCTCCCGCCGCAGCTTGCGGAGCACGTTGCCCATCGCAAGCGTCATGGTGGGAAAGTGGTGCCGCTCATCCGCCCGCCGCGCCGCTTCCGGTGCATCGCGCTCCCCCGCCCTCCGGTAGCGGCACGAAAACACGAAATCCCCGTTCTCCCGCCACTCGACGTGAATGCTCGAAGGCTTTGGCCTGCCTGCTGATGAGTCCATAGTGCTTCCCGATGGTTGATCCGCCTGTCGTGATAGATAGCACCCCGGCAGCGCCAAAACCAGCCAAACCATGCAACATTACGGTAAACTCGTTTCCCTGGCAGTCTGTCGGACTTACAGAAAACAAACACCATATTCATCCGGAATACGCACTTATTCTTCGTCATTGCGAGTGAAGCGAAGCAATCCAAACGTGAATTCAGCAAGATGGATTGCCACGTCGCTTTGCTCCTCGCAATGACGTCAGAAAATGTGACAAAGTCCGACAGACTGCTGGAGGTTTCTACACCTTCTTGCTCCCCTCCGCCTCTGCCGCCTCGTCGAGCAACTGTTCGCACTCCGACGCCGAACTGTTCAGCAAAACCGCGACCTTGTCGATGATGCCGCGATCTTTGGTCGCCCGCCAGATACGACCAAGCGTACCAAGCACAATCGCCAGACTGTACTGATCGTTAAACTCGACAAACAACTCCGCCGCCTCCAGCGCATAAGCCTGCGCCTCTTCATACTTCCGCTGCTCTTCGGCCACCATGCCCAACTGGTGCAACGTACTCGCTTGCTCATACCGGTCATTAAACTCGACATATATCCCCAGCGCTTCCTTGTAGTACCCCTCCGCCTCTTCATACTTCCGCTGTAAGTAAGCTACATTACCCAACTGGTGCAGCGTACCCGCCTGCTCATACCGGTCGTTGTACTCGATCTTGATCACAAGCGCTTCCTTGTAGTACCGCTCTGCCTCGGCATACTTCCGCTGCAAGTAAGCCACATTGCCCAACTGGTGCAGCGTCTTCGCCTGCTCATACCGGGCGTTGTACTCGATCTTGATCGCAAGCGCTTCCTTGTAGTACTGCTCAGCCTCGTCATACTTCTGCTGTGCCTGAGCGACAATGCCCAACTGGTGCAGCGTACCCGCCTGCTCATACCGGGCGTTGTACTCGATTTTGATCGCAAGTGCATCCTTGTAGTACCTCTCCGCCTCGGCATACTTCCGCTGCTCCTGCGCCACCCTGCCCAACTGGTGCAGCGTACTCGCCTGCTCATACCGGGCGTTGTACTCGATCTTGATCGCAAGCGCATCTTTAAAGTACCCCTCCGCCTCTTCATACTTCCGCTGTTCCTGTGCCACCATGCCCAACTGGTGCAGAATCGTTGCTCTTGCTGTTCCTTTTTGTTCGGACGACGGTATCGTCATCCCATCCCATAGTTCCAAAGCCTTTGAGTATGTCACTTCTGCCTCCTGAAACTGCTGCAACTTCATCGATCTCGTACCGATTTCGTCAACCAGCACTCCGACAAACTCATAACCGATCTGCCCTTGGATCAGCTCTTCCGGCCAGCGTTCAAGGCCTTGCATAACCTGCCTGCCAAGCTCAAGCCCTTGCTGGTGCTGCTGAGTCTTATCGAGATAATTGGAAAGATTTAAGAATACAGTAAGAATCGACTGCTGCTGCCTCAGCGCGATCTGCAAAGCCGTGTAGAAATTTTCGTATTCCACACCGATCAGCGCATATCCTGCCTGTTTTTGACCGGCTTCTTTCGAGTCGGTGAGTTCTCCAAAAAAGTCTCCGATCCCTTCGTAATGCTCCCGAAACGCGGTTTCAATCGCCGCTTTGCGCTCCGCTTGAGCCGGATCGTTGAGCCGCGTATTCAGGAAAAAAGGGAACACCGGTTGCAAGCTGAGGTAGCCAAACTCCGCCAAGCCCTCATTTTCATGCGGCTTGAGCAGTCCCATCTTCTCCGCCTCACGCAACACCTCCTCCCACTTCTCGCAAGGCAACCCGGCAAGCACTGGCTGGGCAAGCAGTTTCTTGCTGTACTGTTCCAGCCATCTCTTGTTCACTACGCCTTTAAACGGAGCCAGCGTGAGCAAAAGCTGCCGGGCGGGTTCGGAGAGGTTGCTGTGGGAGTAGTCGATGCATTTGATGATGCTGTCGGTCTTTCCGGCGGTTGCCGACTGGTTGTCGAGATCGATGTCGGCGGCTTCGAGGCGCTGGAGCACCTCCGCAGGCGTCGAGCGGGCGAGGTTCGAGAGCACAACCTCGATTGCCAGCGGATAGCCGCCGAGCAGCCGCAGGAGCCGCTTGAAAGCGTCGCGATGCTCCGGCTGATCGGGATAGTTGGGCGCGCCAATATCGCGGAGAATTTTGTCGGCAAGCTGGCTGCTCGCCTCGCCGTCCAGGCCGGGCAGGTCGTAGATGCGATGCTGGTTGAGCGGGTTCGGTTGCAGCCACTCCTCGTTGCCGCGTGAACCGAGCAGCACCAGCGTTTTGCCGCCGGTCAGCTCCTGCAGAAATCCTTTCAGCTCCTGCCGCTCCGCATCGTTCAGCGTGTTGGGAATGGAAAGCCGCTCGCCGGTGATCGACTCCATGTTGTCGAGCATCAGCAAGTGGCGGCTGCTTTTCAGGTAGCGCGTGACCTCGTGGCGATCCTCCTGCATCCGCCCGGTGAGCGGCAAGCCAAGCTGCTCACCGATGGCCGCGATAATCATCGGAAGACGATACGCCTTGAGGTCGTAGCCGAAGTAGAAGACCTGCTCGACGAAGCGGGTCTTCTGCCACCACCAGCCGAGGTGGTGCAAGAGCGTGCTCTTCCCCGCGCCGCCCATCCCCTGCACCAGCAAGAGGTTGCCGCGCTTGAGCAGGCGGCGCTCGATTTCGAGCACGTCGAGGTCGCGCCCGAAAAAGCCGTACGCCGTTGCCGGTTTCGGGTAGCGCGGCATGGCGAAAGCTGCGCGCGGCGCGGCGGCGGAAAAGCGGAACTGCACCGGCGTGTTCTGGTAGATCACCGGCAGCATCCAGTCTTCGAGATCGATCTCCCTGTTGTACGCCCCTTTGCGAGCCTTGTCGCGAAACAGCTCCAGCCGGGCGCTCCGGATGGCCGTGGCCGGTTCGCGCCCGGCGAGCAGCTCCTGGTAGAAGCGGGTCATGAAGAGCCGTGCCGCCGACACCGTGACCGAGTAGCCCATCGCGATGACGAGCTGCGCGCCCGACTGCAACAGGCGGCTGCCGAGGCTGGTTTCGGTGGCCCCAACCTGCTTGCCCGACTGGCAGGCGTTGAGCGCAACCACCGGAATCTGGTGCAGCCGCAACTGGCTGGCGATGTCCTCCGCGCTCACCAGCTCGCCGCCGTTGCCGTCGTGCGATTCGCCATCCTCGAACATCAGAAAGGCCCGCTCGTCGTCGTACTGCTCGACCGGGCTGCATCCGTAACCCTTGAAAAGATGCGCGGATGACGAAGCCGCCTGCTCCGAGATGTGCTGATACTCCGCGTAAGTCAGCACCGCGCCGTGCAGGTCGAGGTGCAGCATGTGGTAGTAGCCGTCGCCGTGGTCGTTGCGCGTCGCTTCGAGATGCTGCAAGAGCGCCCTGAAGCTGCCGGGGCGCACGATGTCGATAGTAGCGGGGAGCTTGCCGGTTTCGAGTTCCTCGATGAGCGGGCGCGAAATGGTGCGGTAGCCGACATCCTTTCTGCCCGACGGACGCGCCGTCACCAGCAGCACCCGTAGTTCGGGCGCTTCGGCGACCCGCGCCGGATCGACGACCGCCTTGTGGTTCTTGCGCACCACCGGCTGATCGACCGCCAGCGGATGCGGCTGGTTCGGATCCTTCAGCGCCTCCCAGTGCAGCGCATGGAACTCCGGCGAACCGATGACCTGCAACGTCACGCCGCCCCTCCCCATCGCGCTCCGGTACTCCGCATAGACGTCGGGATCGCTCCGAAACACCTGCGCAAAGAGCGATTCGCCATACGCCCGGATAATCCCGGCGGCCCGCTCCGCCCTCGCCTTGTCGGTAAAGGGAAAATTCAGCCACTGCTCGAAGTACCACTCCAGCTCCTGCTCCTGTTCGGGCGTTGCCGGATTCTCGACGGTCAGCGGTTCAGACTCGCCCAAAGCGTCGAACTGCACGGTTGCGGTGAACTTCTCCCCCTCGCGGGAGCGCTCTTTGATGAAAACCTGAATAGCCATGCTGTGAAACAGTTGGGGGTTAAGACTCTTGCCGTTCGATGCTTTTGCGGATGATGAAAAGCAGCTCGCCGTCAAGAGAATAGATTGTTGTTACCTCGATGGCTGGAGGTTTTTTGTCGGGAAATTTCCGTTTGAGATAGTCAGTGATGAAGGTCGCGATCACTGCCGCCGGAATGCTCGCCGCCGCCGAAAGCAGCAGCAGCGTCATCTCCCCAATTGGAAACGACGCGGCGAAAGCGGGCTGGAGGCTGGCTGTGGCCTCTTCGGCAAACTCGCTGGCGTTCCACGCCGCGGCAAGCTCGTCGGCGGCGAGATCGAGCGAGGGATCGAATGCAAGACGATAGTCCATAACAATCAGGGGTTGAAGTGCAATTTCTTCGAAGTTAACAGATCGCTACGAAATTTTCCGCGTAACTATCACAGAAAAGAGGGCGATAAGCGACAAATATTTTCCGTTAAATCCCCTTGAAAATATTTCTAAACTCTTTGAAAAATATGTAGATACAGTTTCGTTTGAAACGGGTGTTTCTGTTCACGACTGAATTTCGGAAGAGATGAAAGCATTGGTGCTGACCGGCAGGGAGCGGTTCGAGCTGGTGGAGCGGGAGTTGGCGGTTCCGGGGGAGCATGAGGTGGCCGTGCGGGTTGCGGCGGCGGCTATCTGCCGGACTGACGCGAAGATGTGGCATGCGGGCCATCGCGATTTGGTGATGCCGCGAGTGCTCGGCCACGAGGTGTGCGGCACTATCGACGAGGCTCCGGGGCGGCTCTTCGCGGTGTGGCCGGGAAGCGCTTGCGGCTCGTGCAGCATGTGCCGGAGCGGGCGGGAGAATCTCTGCCCGCAGATGAAAATCACCGGCTTTCACCGCGATGGCGGCTTCGCCGGGCAGCTCGTCGCGCCGCGTTCGAGCCTCGTCGAAGTACCGAAAGGGGTCGGCGCGTCGCTCGCCACGCTGGCCGAACCGCTCGCCTGCGCGATCCACGGCGTAAAGCAGAGTTCCGTGCGCCGCGCCGACCGGGTGCTGATCTACGGCGCGGGAACGCTCGGCATCCTGCTTGCCATGGCGGCGATCAACCGGGGCGCGAGCGTGGCGATGGCCGATCCCGACGTGGAGAAATTCGCCAGAAGCGAGGCGTTCAGAAGCCGTTACGCCATCGAGACCGACAAGCCGGACGCGCAAGGCAGATTCGACATCATCTTCAACGCGACCGCATCCGCCGACACCCTTGCATCGGGCATCCGCCGCCTCGAACCGGGCGGAAGGTTCTGCCTCTTCAGCGGTCTCGGCAGCGAGCCGGAGAGTTCCGCAAGCATCTTCAGCGAGCTGCACTACCGGGAACTCGAACTGGTCGGCTCCTACGGCTGTACCCGCCCGGACATGCGCGACGCCCTGCGCCTCCTCGCCCGCTACGGCCAAGACCTCGGCTTCCTCATCGAACGCACGATCCGCCTCGACGAAGCGCCTTCGGTCATGGAAACCGTGCTCGCCGGAACAGGCTTCCGGCAAGTCATCGAGTTCAAATGATGAAGCAAGGCTTCAAGTCTTCATCCTCTTCGACCCATTCGTCCCATAAGTCCCATTCTTCCAATTAAACCAACGCTACCACCCCAATGCCACACGAACACGAACTTCGCGCTTTCGGCAGACTGATCTCTTCAATCACTTCGGGCTACGTCATGAGCCGCGAGGAGTCGTACGAGGCTTACCGGCAGGTGATTCTGAACCTCCAGCCGGAGCTTCAGCAGGGAGCGTTCCTCGCGGCGCACCTGATGCGCAAGCCCACCACCGGGGAGCTGTCCGGCGCGTGGGACGCGCTCGACCGGCACGATACGGCGAAGATCGACGTCGATCTCGACGGGCCGGTGTGCGACATTGTCGGCACGGGATCGGACCGGCTCAAAACGCTGAACTGCTCCAGCCCGGCGGCTTTGATCGCGGCTGCCTGCGGCCTGCCTGTGGCAAAGAAAGGTGCGCGGCTCGTGACCGGCGTGTCGGGCGCTTCGGACATTTTCGAGTCGATGGGCATCGACCTCGACCATCCGCTCGAACGCGCCGCGCTGAGCTTGCAGAACACCGGCATCTGCTACCTGCCCGGCGAGGCGTTCCTGAAATCGGGCTGGGCGCGGCTGATCGGCTCCATGCGCTTCACCTCGGCCTTCAACATCCTCGGCCCGCTCACCCGCCCCTGCGCTCAGAACAACTGCGCGGTCATCGGCGCGTACGCTCCCGAAGTCTCGATACAGATGATCGACATTCTCGCCGAAATCGGCATGTCCGCCGCGCTTTCGCCCTACGGCTTGGCGGAAGGGTTCGACCCGTCGCTCGGCATGGACGAGTTCTCGCTCTGCGGCCCGACAATGGTGGTCGAGCTGCGCAACGGCACGATCACCAGCTACGAGGTGACGCCGGAAGATTTCGGTCTGAAAACCGTGCCGTTCGAAAAGATCGCAAGCATGAAGAGCGCCGGAGAGAATGCCGCCGTGGTGACGGAAGTCTTGCAAGGCAAGCGCGGCGGCGCGGCAGCGGAGTTCTTCTGCATGAACGCCGCCGCAGCCCTCTACATCGCTGGCAAGGCCGAAGGATACCGCGAAGGCACGGAGATGGCGCGGGAAGCTCTCGAAGCAGGCGCGGCCTGGGAGAAGTTCGAAGCGATGCGCGAGTACCAGGGCACGGATGCCTTTACCGAATGCCTCTGAATTTTCCTCGCTGAAACAGGAAAACCGGGTGAGATGAGTGCAAAATTTCACTGCTCTCGCCCGGCAATCCCCCGCCTGCGCCGATGACAGGACGCCGCATGGGGAAGAAAAAAAGATAACGGCTTTAAAACAGCGCTCCGGTAACGTATATTTTTTTATTCACGACATTTCGACAGATGAAGCGGGCTTGTCTGGCCGTTGCCGCGCCATCGCGGCTATACGTTCTGGCAAATGAGTTCCCGCTCCGGCATTGCCTTGTGTTTCCCGTTTGTTTTCAACCTCAAACACCCCTCTCATGGAAACCAGCAAACTGCTTATCATCAGCACGATCGGGCCGGAAAATCCTGAAAAGGCTTCGCTGCCTTTCGTGCTGGCCACGGCTTCGCAAGCCCTCGAGGTCGAAGTCACCATGTTTCTCCAGTCTTCGGCGGTGGTGCTCGCCAAACAGGGAGAAGCCGGAAAGGTGATTGCCGAAGGGTTTCAGCCGCTCAGGGAGATGCTCGACACCTTCCTCGAAATGGGCGGCAAGCTCTACCTCTGCTCACCATGCCTCGCCCAGAGAAATATAGGTCATGATGAACTGATCGAAGGAGCGCAAATCGGAGCTGCCGGAACGCTTGTCGTTTCGGTGATGGGCGCTTCGAAGGTGGTAACGTACTGAGGTGATTCAGGCAGCGGAAAAAGGGCGGCCACAAGAGCCGCCCCTACAGGAATTCCTATAGGACTTATAAGACCTGTAGGACCCATGCGCGAGATTTGGGAAAAGAATTCAGGCCTGCTTAAGATTCATCGTCGGCTTTTTGAAAAGCGCGAAAAGCAGCCACTGGTGGGCGAAGAGCATCAGTTCGGCCTCGTCGTTCCTGATCATTTCAAGACGCTCCTCTTCGAT
This genomic window from Chlorobaculum limnaeum contains:
- a CDS encoding ATP-binding protein, with product MNNQDSSLLPAIDWLETIIDARFAQHCKGSGDRGIPRLQLSTTNLRLAEFMRSHEPDAEEFALLMLALAPHLQPDFFGKIIAEYLPDGGDFPEFGGVRGVNHRGLLPTGETAQFVIGGDDLEKRLDVQRLLGPEHWFAKEHILWLEPVPEGEPVMSGRLTLNPEVVEQLTLGTTSKPRFSMEFPAEYIETGMEWSDLVLPAATLRQISEIEHWITHNDTLLGDWGMKKRVKPGYRALFYGPPGTGKTLTATLLGKQTGKEVFRIDLSRIISKYIGETEKNLSRLFDKADSKNWILFFDEADALFGKRTDIRDAHDKYANQETAYLLQRIESHNGLVILASNRRGNLDEAFSRRFQSIIHFPMPKPEERHALWLNTLPERMMTDAEIDWQAIATRYELSGASILNIVHYCAIESLANPAHPLDNKRLEKAIMREFIKEGKVV
- a CDS encoding NUDIX hydrolase yields the protein MKRAGASIILKNPRNQVLLFLRDDKPEIPYPNLWDLPGGHVEDAETPKACIMREMLEEIETDVSACHRHAIYDFPDRIEYIFLMDFEAAAETIPLHEGQCLRWFAEKEIPWDNLAFGFEFVLRDYFAGRQRWDDDGEVQD
- a CDS encoding tetratricopeptide repeat protein; this translates as MAIQVFIKERSREGEKFTATVQFDALGESEPLTVENPATPEQEQELEWYFEQWLNFPFTDKARAERAAGIIRAYGESLFAQVFRSDPDVYAEYRSAMGRGGVTLQVIGSPEFHALHWEALKDPNQPHPLAVDQPVVRKNHKAVVDPARVAEAPELRVLLVTARPSGRKDVGYRTISRPLIEELETGKLPATIDIVRPGSFRALLQHLEATRNDHGDGYYHMLHLDLHGAVLTYAEYQHISEQAASSSAHLFKGYGCSPVEQYDDERAFLMFEDGESHDGNGGELVSAEDIASQLRLHQIPVVALNACQSGKQVGATETSLGSRLLQSGAQLVIAMGYSVTVSAARLFMTRFYQELLAGREPATAIRSARLELFRDKARKGAYNREIDLEDWMLPVIYQNTPVQFRFSAAAPRAAFAMPRYPKPATAYGFFGRDLDVLEIERRLLKRGNLLLVQGMGGAGKSTLLHHLGWWWQKTRFVEQVFYFGYDLKAYRLPMIIAAIGEQLGLPLTGRMQEDRHEVTRYLKSSRHLLMLDNMESITGERLSIPNTLNDAERQELKGFLQELTGGKTLVLLGSRGNEEWLQPNPLNQHRIYDLPGLDGEASSQLADKILRDIGAPNYPDQPEHRDAFKRLLRLLGGYPLAIEVVLSNLARSTPAEVLQRLEAADIDLDNQSATAGKTDSIIKCIDYSHSNLSEPARQLLLTLAPFKGVVNKRWLEQYSKKLLAQPVLAGLPCEKWEEVLREAEKMGLLKPHENEGLAEFGYLSLQPVFPFFLNTRLNDPAQAERKAAIETAFREHYEGIGDFFGELTDSKEAGQKQAGYALIGVEYENFYTALQIALRQQQSILTVFLNLSNYLDKTQQHQQGLELGRQVMQGLERWPEELIQGQIGYEFVGVLVDEIGTRSMKLQQFQEAEVTYSKALELWDGMTIPSSEQKGTARATILHQLGMVAQEQRKYEEAEGYFKDALAIKIEYNARYEQASTLHQLGRVAQEQRKYAEAERYYKDALAIKIEYNARYEQAGTLHQLGIVAQAQQKYDEAEQYYKEALAIKIEYNARYEQAKTLHQLGNVAYLQRKYAEAERYYKEALVIKIEYNDRYEQAGTLHQLGNVAYLQRKYEEAEGYYKEALGIYVEFNDRYEQASTLHQLGMVAEEQRKYEEAQAYALEAAELFVEFNDQYSLAIVLGTLGRIWRATKDRGIIDKVAVLLNSSASECEQLLDEAAEAEGSKKV
- a CDS encoding zinc-dependent alcohol dehydrogenase, with amino-acid sequence MKALVLTGRERFELVERELAVPGEHEVAVRVAAAAICRTDAKMWHAGHRDLVMPRVLGHEVCGTIDEAPGRLFAVWPGSACGSCSMCRSGRENLCPQMKITGFHRDGGFAGQLVAPRSSLVEVPKGVGASLATLAEPLACAIHGVKQSSVRRADRVLIYGAGTLGILLAMAAINRGASVAMADPDVEKFARSEAFRSRYAIETDKPDAQGRFDIIFNATASADTLASGIRRLEPGGRFCLFSGLGSEPESSASIFSELHYRELELVGSYGCTRPDMRDALRLLARYGQDLGFLIERTIRLDEAPSVMETVLAGTGFRQVIEFK
- the trpD gene encoding anthranilate phosphoribosyltransferase, with the protein product MPHEHELRAFGRLISSITSGYVMSREESYEAYRQVILNLQPELQQGAFLAAHLMRKPTTGELSGAWDALDRHDTAKIDVDLDGPVCDIVGTGSDRLKTLNCSSPAALIAAACGLPVAKKGARLVTGVSGASDIFESMGIDLDHPLERAALSLQNTGICYLPGEAFLKSGWARLIGSMRFTSAFNILGPLTRPCAQNNCAVIGAYAPEVSIQMIDILAEIGMSAALSPYGLAEGFDPSLGMDEFSLCGPTMVVELRNGTITSYEVTPEDFGLKTVPFEKIASMKSAGENAAVVTEVLQGKRGGAAAEFFCMNAAAALYIAGKAEGYREGTEMAREALEAGAAWEKFEAMREYQGTDAFTECL
- a CDS encoding DsrE family protein, producing METSKLLIISTIGPENPEKASLPFVLATASQALEVEVTMFLQSSAVVLAKQGEAGKVIAEGFQPLREMLDTFLEMGGKLYLCSPCLAQRNIGHDELIEGAQIGAAGTLVVSVMGASKVVTY